A single window of Aquarana catesbeiana isolate 2022-GZ linkage group LG10, ASM4218655v1, whole genome shotgun sequence DNA harbors:
- the HES2 gene encoding transcription factor HES-2 → MAPSMILPESTTHSYQPKPGKKSKEASELRKTLKPLMEKRRRARINESLNQLKTLILPLIGKDNSRYSKLEKADILEMTVRFLKDIPPVQTQNSAEKYREGYRACLDRLSGILTKTNVIAEETSNRLLEHLKRSPELCCLDCTKSPNPKQNNSRIILHLSPRRSDLCSSPSQPPAQRPAPSPPQPSSAIWRPW, encoded by the exons ATGGCACCTAGCATGATCCTCCCAGAATCTACTACCCACAGCTACCAACCCAAGCCTGGCAAGAAAAGCAAAGAAGCCAGCGAGCTGAGGAAG ACCCTCAAACCTCTGATGGAAAAGCGAAGGAGGGCTAGAATTAATGAAAGCCTGAACCAGCTGAAAACACTGATCCTGCCTCTTATTGGAAAAGAT AATTCCAGATATTCCAAGCTAGAAAAAGCTGATATTTTGGAGATGACTGTTCGATTCCTAAAAGACATCCCTCCAGTTCAAACACAAA actcTGCAGAGAAATACAGAGAAGGCTACAGAGCTTGCCTAGACCGTCTTAGCGGTATTCTGACCAAAACCAATGTTATTGCTGAAGAAACCAGCAACCgtctcctagaacacctgaagagaAGTCCTGAACTTTGCTGCTTGGACTGCACAAAATCCCCCAACCCCAAGCAGAACAATTCCAGAATCATCCTCCATCTCAGCCCTAGAAGATCAGACTTGTGCTCTTCCCCCAGCCAGCCTCCTGCACAAAGGCCTGCCCCCAGCCCACCACAGCCTTCTAGCGCCATCTGGAGGCCATGGTGA